In Bacteroidia bacterium, a genomic segment contains:
- a CDS encoding type IX secretion system membrane protein PorP/SprF: protein MKKIIYILFFVVIANLSYSQQLPMYSQYMFNDYAFNPAVAGTKDYYQAKSNNRYQWIGITDAPRTYILSVYGPHKSKNMGFGAVIFNDVTGPTSRTGLYGSYAYNVKIKEDLRFSSGLSFGLLQYKIDGSKIILHDQNDQTLSNGMYVDYMPDASLGLYLYSSKYTVGLAFNQLMNNNIKFKEVEELGINKIKSHIMLSGSYLYQINSDFDIEPSLLIKFVSPAPIQAELNAKVTYKKMVWLGFSGRTKDALSVMVGYNYNDLLLFGYSYDITTTNLKKYSSGTHELMIGIRFNKYKQSQSRAKIE from the coding sequence ATGAAAAAGATTATTTATATATTATTCTTTGTTGTTATTGCTAATTTAAGTTATTCGCAACAATTGCCAATGTATAGTCAATATATGTTTAATGATTACGCATTTAATCCTGCAGTTGCAGGAACTAAAGATTACTATCAGGCAAAGTCTAACAACAGATACCAATGGATTGGTATAACAGATGCTCCAAGAACATATATTCTTAGTGTTTACGGACCACACAAAAGTAAGAACATGGGTTTTGGAGCAGTTATTTTTAACGATGTTACAGGTCCTACATCTCGTACTGGTCTTTACGGAAGCTATGCATATAATGTAAAAATTAAAGAGGATCTAAGATTCTCTTCAGGATTAAGTTTTGGTCTGCTTCAATACAAAATAGATGGCTCTAAAATTATTCTTCATGACCAAAATGATCAAACTTTATCAAATGGAATGTACGTTGATTATATGCCAGATGCTAGTTTAGGTTTATACCTTTATTCCTCAAAATATACTGTTGGGTTAGCATTTAATCAGTTGATGAATAACAATATAAAATTTAAAGAAGTAGAAGAACTTGGAATAAATAAAATTAAAAGTCATATTATGCTTTCAGGTTCATATTTGTATCAAATTAATTCTGACTTTGATATTGAACCTTCGTTACTAATTAAATTTGTTTCTCCTGCTCCAATTCAAGCAGAGCTAAATGCTAAAGTAACATATAAGAAAATGGTTTGGTTGGGATTTTCAGGTAGAACTAAAGACGCGCTATCTGTAATGGTTGGGTACAACTACAATGATCTTTTACTGTTTGGTTATTCATATGATATAACAACAACCAACCTTAAGAAATATAGCTCAGGTACTCACGAACTAATGATTGGTATTAGATTTAATAAATATAAACAATCTCAATCCAGAGCTAAAATTGAATAA
- a CDS encoding PepSY-associated TM helix domain-containing protein, translating to MTSNGTKIFRKWNRIIHRDFGYFFFGITVIYCISGIAINHKANWNPNYNITQKNFKVEHLLPKEYIDEAFVLGVLKTLGEEENYKKFYFPSENELRIFLKNTSSATINLDTKTGYIETLKKRPFFYEFNFLHYNPGKWWVWFSDIYAGALILIAISGLLIISQGQNSLLRRGIWFVLAGLIIPILAIFLL from the coding sequence ATGACAAGTAACGGCACAAAAATTTTCAGAAAGTGGAACCGAATCATTCATCGCGATTTTGGATATTTCTTTTTTGGTATTACAGTTATTTATTGCATTTCCGGAATAGCAATAAATCATAAAGCAAACTGGAACCCCAACTATAACATAACGCAAAAGAATTTTAAAGTTGAACATCTGTTACCAAAAGAATATATTGACGAGGCTTTTGTTTTAGGAGTTTTAAAAACTTTGGGTGAAGAAGAAAACTATAAGAAGTTTTATTTCCCTTCAGAAAATGAGCTAAGAATATTTCTGAAAAATACCAGCTCGGCAACAATTAATCTTGACACAAAAACTGGATATATTGAGACTCTAAAAAAGCGTCCGTTTTTTTATGAGTTTAATTTTTTACATTATAATCCAGGTAAATGGTGGGTTTGGTTTTCTGATATTTATGCCGGAGCTTTAATATTAATTGCCATTTCAGGATTATTAATTATTAGTCAAGGACAAAACAGTTTATTAAGAAGAGGTATCTGGTTTGTTTTAGCTGGTCTTATTATACCTATTTTAGCAATATTCTTATTGTAG
- a CDS encoding amidohydrolase family protein, whose translation MRKISASYIFTSTGNFIKNGIIVIDSNGFVIDVIDTQGELKEIATLEHYNGILCPGFVNAHCHLELSNMHKMLDKSENIAGFVKQMIEKRKFTNSDSEQSIIIADRQMKENGIVACGDISNTEKSFKVKAKSKINYYTFIEVLGLNENDAENIISSAKEIANKVLEENAGKYSISPHASYSLSVPLLKKVKENAELTGSVISFHNQESKEESEIFANKPNSLSKILENIGLNNNTFPITNKSSLESLLPFLPTQNNILLIHNVFTKKEDISLAQKHFAKHFWVFCPKSNLFISNKLPDISLFLADSDKICIGTDSLASNNSLSIIEEITTLQTNYPQLKLEQLLQWSTINGAKALKFDDKLGSFEKGKKPGVNLIFNMDLQNLKLTTSTEIKVIA comes from the coding sequence ATGCGAAAAATTTCTGCTTCGTATATTTTTACAAGTACAGGTAACTTTATAAAAAATGGAATAATTGTAATAGATAGTAATGGGTTTGTAATCGACGTAATTGACACCCAAGGAGAACTCAAAGAAATAGCAACCCTTGAACATTATAATGGCATTCTTTGCCCTGGTTTTGTAAATGCACACTGTCACCTCGAGCTTTCAAACATGCATAAAATGCTGGATAAATCTGAAAACATTGCAGGATTTGTAAAGCAAATGATTGAAAAAAGAAAATTCACAAATTCAGATTCCGAACAATCTATTATTATTGCCGACAGGCAAATGAAAGAAAATGGAATAGTAGCTTGTGGTGATATTTCAAATACCGAAAAGAGTTTTAAAGTTAAAGCAAAGAGTAAAATTAATTATTACACATTTATTGAAGTACTGGGGCTTAATGAAAATGATGCTGAAAATATTATATCCAGTGCAAAAGAGATTGCTAACAAAGTGCTTGAAGAAAACGCTGGAAAATATTCCATTTCCCCTCATGCTTCTTATTCGTTATCTGTACCATTATTAAAAAAAGTAAAAGAAAATGCAGAATTAACAGGTTCTGTAATTTCATTTCACAATCAGGAATCAAAAGAAGAATCAGAGATTTTTGCTAATAAACCGAATAGTTTATCAAAGATTCTAGAAAATATTGGACTTAATAATAACACATTTCCAATTACTAATAAAAGTTCACTGGAGAGTTTATTACCATTTCTACCAACACAAAACAATATTTTACTTATTCACAATGTATTTACAAAAAAAGAAGATATTTCACTTGCTCAAAAACACTTTGCAAAACATTTCTGGGTTTTTTGTCCAAAATCAAATCTGTTTATCAGTAACAAACTACCTGACATTTCGCTATTCTTGGCAGACTCAGATAAAATTTGTATTGGAACTGACAGTCTTGCAAGCAATAACTCGCTTTCTATTATTGAGGAAATTACAACCCTTCAAACTAATTATCCTCAATTAAAACTTGAACAACTTTTACAATGGAGTACTATAAATGGTGCAAAAGCTTTAAAATTTGATGATAAACTTGGAAGTTTCGAAAAAGGCAAGAAGCCTGGTGTTAACTTAATTTTTAATATGGATTTACAAAACTTAAAATTAACAACAAGCACAGAAATTAAAGTAATTGCTTAG
- a CDS encoding gliding motility-associated C-terminal domain-containing protein, which produces NVTINANPVATATSNSPVCVGKPLTLTGGPNGMTTYSWSGPLAYSNNTQSPTVSASATAGMAGIYTITVTNGNGCTSTATTNVVINAVPVATATSNSPVCIGQPLTLTGGPNGMTTYSWSGPLAYSNNTQSPTVSASATAGMAGIYTITVTNGNGCTSTASTNVTVNALPVATATSNSPVCIGQPLTLTGGPNGMTSYSWSGPLAYSNNTQSPTVSASATAGMAGIYTITVTNGNGCTSTATTNVVTNMLSLSETHINTTCYSLCDGSIDVEVSGGTAPYTYNWTGPLGYSSTNLDISALCAGVYNLTVSDISLCSATISVTITEPTDITLSEIHGNIAPCFGLSNGWITVTAIGGTGVYTYDWSPDGSVGDGTATYSSLIAGSYTVTVNDIPNGCSKVLGPIDIIQPPDITVVSVDITDALCFGGSTGAFTVHASGGSPPYQYNIGTGYTTDSTFTNLLAGSYTVTVRDVPGCTTTQLITIGEPTVLTSTISQTDPICTGVCSGTATVTPAGGTGVYTYIWDNPAPAQTTQTATGLCVGLINVTITDSNGCSTTNSTTINAPSSFTASISDSSMSCGSFPTLVAGTTFLPDGTGASYTTTINQTDFAAGSTINSINDISSICLNMEHSWAGDLEIKITCPNNQSQILKTAFSGGGTYIGEPVSYNYPDDSSHIVIQGVGYDYCFVGSGAMFGTMGATSNTFTYTYTDNASNIHNNRFYLPAGTYTPDEAFTNLIGCPINGNWTITVTDNMGQDNGYIFSWQINYDPSTYPTNYCNGSATVTANGGQAPYTYYWSNGATTPAVTDICSGNYCVTITDFIGCTATTCVTITDVNLNIDSFTVSNPSCNGVCNGSITANISGGFAPITYAWSNGQVTQTISNLCAGQYIVTVTEVNGCTATDTIDIINSYSVSTSFPAFTNVACGNTCTGSLTVDATGGGTSYTYTWNPNVGSTATINNLCAGFYFVTVTDNFGCTDTNNFEITDPSDLELSLITSTNPLCFGDCNGSATLLASGGTPPYIISWPGGGTGTNLCDGDYIVTVTDINLCSDQLIVSMVEPQPLSFSTTITDPVCFGDCNGTATATVIGGTLPYSYQWCNGQNTQTATGLCDGICNVTVSDINSCIVAPQTVTITNPPQLTGTLDITQNITCSGSCNGILTTNHSGGVAPFTYIWSPNITETTQAADSLCAGTYFVTITDFNGCSIVVTQTLNQPQAVTAVITDSSQVGCHGNCSGTATVLAGGGTGPYTYFWEANTNGYNQITTVADSLCAGTFTVTITDFNLCTAIDSVTIIDTSNLSLSLVSSTNPLCNGNCNGDITVIASGGYPNLISPFYTYTWSNDILNNQPFDNALCSGSYFITVSDDSLCSRILQVDLIDPPLLADSTGLIPITCSTLCDGSAIVFPYGGTGSYSYLWDAIPSQINDTIINLCPNVYHVTVSDANNCTVVDSVTIIAPPAISANITIVDSIACHSDCNGSILANVIGGTPPYTYTWNNTLTNDTLYDLCAGIYDVTVKDANLCSTIATITLGEPDTLQISFNNITQIACGPGNCTGTATAAVIGGSAPYTYTWSANTGGQTDSTAINLCGDIYSVTATDTHGCTIVGTVTITDNSTLSIFISDTNHVTCSGACDGSAVVSASGATPPYTYIWDDSVPTTIDTVINLCQGTYYVTVYDANLCSRIDSVVITNAAALTVSDSIIPISCSGLCNASISLIPSGGTPPYITYQWSIAGETDSIATGLCPGTYYYTVTDFNNCQFNDSVTIVDPGSMMANITVITPIQCHGVCTGSLLTSPSGSLGPYTYLWSDGQTDSLAINLCGGEFHVTVTGQGGCFVIDSINFTEPDSIVITFDNIVQVNCGGDSTGSVTAVVIGGIPLYNYQWDANAHNATTAMIDSLKANLYFITVTDAIGCSQISSFELTDTSQMVVSVDSMLVSCYGRNDGWAKVTASGGTPTYSYDWDPNGFTGDGTDTYSTLIAGTYIVTVSDFNLCSRVKLINITQPDSIYISIVDSSSITCASVCNGSLTVNVFGGTSPYTYLWNNSSIDTIASNLCAGIQQLNISDSHNCQDSLTYNLISPPVITTIVTPVSALCNNNATDGVINVIVSGGVPQYSFLWSNDSTTQNITGLLAGNYWLTITDSLGCIKIDSATIGASIIVNATARWDSTICYGDSVQIFGFGGGIYSWSPSTGLNDSSLFNPWANPLQTTTYYFTVWDSICFDIDSVTIQVYPQIILDAGPDQTILSDHSATLTATSPETPLSYLWNPTLWLTDSVNATTIATPLVTTTYYVFATNLNGCVESDSVTITVIPKIIVPTGITPNGDGSNDVWMIDFIDRFPDCEVEIYNRWGEKLFYSKGYPDSERWDGTFKGKALPTGTYYYIINLHDEFDTKPLTGPITIMR; this is translated from the coding sequence AAATGTAACTATAAATGCAAACCCAGTAGCTACTGCAACTAGTAATAGTCCTGTTTGCGTTGGCAAACCTTTAACACTTACTGGTGGACCTAACGGAATGACTACATATTCATGGAGTGGACCATTAGCATATTCTAACAACACACAAAGTCCTACAGTTTCCGCTTCAGCTACAGCAGGAATGGCTGGTATATATACTATAACGGTAACTAATGGGAATGGCTGTACTTCTACAGCTACAACTAATGTTGTAATTAATGCTGTTCCTGTTGCTACAGCAACAAGCAATAGTCCTGTTTGTATCGGACAACCTCTAACTTTAACAGGTGGTCCTAACGGAATGACTACATATTCATGGAGTGGACCATTAGCATATTCTAACAACACACAAAGTCCGACAGTTTCTGCTTCAGCGACAGCCGGAATGGCTGGTATATATACTATAACGGTAACTAATGGGAATGGCTGTACTTCTACAGCTTCAACTAACGTAACTGTAAATGCATTACCTGTCGCTACAGCCACCAGTAATAGTCCTGTTTGTATCGGACAACCGTTAACTTTAACAGGTGGACCTAACGGAATGACTTCATATTCATGGAGTGGACCATTAGCATATTCTAATAATACACAAAGCCCTACAGTTTCGGCATCAGCGACAGCCGGAATGGCCGGTATATATACTATTACAGTTACTAATGGCAATGGATGTACTTCAACTGCTACAACTAATGTTGTAACTAATATGTTATCCTTAAGCGAAACCCATATAAACACTACTTGTTATAGTCTTTGTGACGGCTCGATTGATGTTGAAGTTTCAGGTGGAACAGCTCCTTACACTTATAATTGGACAGGACCTTTAGGATACAGCTCAACAAATTTAGACATTTCTGCTTTATGTGCCGGAGTTTATAATTTAACTGTTTCAGATATTTCGCTTTGCTCAGCTACAATTAGTGTTACAATAACAGAACCTACTGATATAACATTAAGTGAAATTCATGGTAATATAGCTCCTTGTTTTGGCTTAAGTAATGGTTGGATTACAGTTACAGCAATCGGAGGAACAGGTGTATACACTTACGACTGGTCTCCTGACGGCTCTGTTGGAGACGGAACTGCTACATATTCTTCACTTATTGCAGGAAGTTACACTGTTACTGTAAATGACATTCCTAACGGATGTTCAAAAGTATTAGGACCAATAGATATAATTCAACCACCTGATATTACTGTTGTTTCAGTAGATATTACTGATGCACTTTGTTTTGGAGGAAGTACCGGAGCATTTACAGTTCATGCATCAGGTGGAAGCCCGCCATATCAATATAATATCGGCACTGGATATACTACCGACAGCACTTTTACAAATCTTTTAGCTGGATCATATACAGTAACAGTAAGAGATGTTCCAGGGTGTACTACAACTCAATTAATAACAATTGGAGAACCAACTGTTTTAACTTCTACAATTTCCCAAACAGATCCGATTTGTACCGGAGTATGTAGTGGAACTGCAACTGTGACTCCGGCTGGAGGTACAGGAGTTTACACTTATATTTGGGATAATCCGGCACCAGCTCAAACTACTCAAACAGCAACAGGATTATGTGTGGGTCTTATAAATGTAACTATAACCGATTCTAATGGTTGTTCTACAACAAATAGCACAACAATAAATGCTCCATCATCATTTACAGCATCAATTTCTGACTCAAGTATGTCTTGTGGGAGTTTTCCAACTCTTGTTGCTGGTACAACTTTTCTTCCTGATGGTACAGGAGCATCATATACAACTACAATTAATCAAACAGATTTTGCTGCAGGATCGACTATTAACAGCATAAATGACATTTCATCTATTTGTTTAAATATGGAGCATTCATGGGCTGGTGATCTTGAAATTAAAATTACTTGTCCAAATAATCAGTCACAGATTCTGAAAACAGCATTTAGTGGCGGAGGAACCTATATTGGAGAACCTGTTTCATATAATTATCCTGATGATAGCAGCCATATTGTAATTCAAGGTGTAGGTTACGATTATTGTTTTGTAGGCTCTGGTGCGATGTTTGGTACAATGGGAGCAACTTCAAACACTTTTACTTATACTTATACAGATAATGCTTCAAATATTCACAATAACAGGTTTTACCTACCAGCAGGAACATATACACCTGATGAAGCATTTACGAATCTAATTGGCTGCCCAATAAATGGCAATTGGACGATTACAGTAACAGATAATATGGGTCAGGACAATGGTTATATTTTCTCATGGCAAATAAATTATGACCCATCAACGTATCCCACAAATTACTGTAACGGATCTGCTACTGTTACTGCAAATGGCGGTCAGGCTCCTTATACGTATTATTGGTCAAATGGAGCAACAACTCCAGCAGTAACTGATATTTGTTCTGGAAATTATTGTGTAACCATTACTGATTTTATTGGTTGTACGGCAACAACATGTGTTACTATCACTGATGTAAATCTTAATATTGACTCTTTCACTGTATCTAACCCTTCGTGTAACGGAGTTTGTAATGGCTCAATTACTGCTAATATTTCTGGTGGTTTTGCACCTATAACATATGCATGGTCTAATGGACAAGTAACACAAACAATTTCAAATTTATGCGCTGGGCAATATATTGTTACGGTAACAGAAGTCAATGGATGTACCGCAACTGATACAATTGATATTATTAATTCATATTCAGTTTCTACTTCTTTCCCTGCATTTACTAATGTTGCTTGTGGTAATACATGTACAGGATCATTAACAGTAGATGCAACAGGAGGTGGCACTTCGTATACATATACCTGGAATCCTAATGTTGGTTCTACTGCAACAATAAACAATTTATGTGCAGGTTTTTATTTTGTTACAGTTACTGATAATTTTGGATGTACTGATACTAATAATTTTGAAATTACAGACCCTTCTGATCTTGAATTAAGTTTAATTACATCAACTAACCCACTTTGTTTTGGAGATTGTAATGGCTCAGCAACATTATTAGCTTCTGGAGGTACTCCGCCTTATATAATTTCATGGCCTGGAGGGGGAACCGGAACTAACTTATGTGACGGTGATTATATTGTTACAGTAACAGACATTAATCTTTGTAGTGATCAACTTATTGTAAGTATGGTAGAACCACAACCACTGAGTTTTTCAACAACTATTACAGATCCTGTTTGTTTCGGAGATTGCAATGGAACTGCTACTGCGACAGTAATTGGTGGAACTTTACCGTATTCATATCAGTGGTGTAACGGTCAAAACACACAAACAGCAACTGGATTATGTGACGGAATTTGCAATGTTACAGTTTCAGATATTAATTCATGTATTGTTGCACCACAAACTGTAACAATAACAAATCCACCACAATTAACCGGAACACTAGACATAACTCAAAATATTACATGCTCAGGTTCTTGTAATGGCATACTAACTACTAATCATTCTGGCGGTGTAGCTCCTTTCACTTATATATGGTCTCCAAATATTACAGAAACTACACAAGCAGCTGATAGTCTTTGCGCCGGAACATACTTTGTTACAATTACAGATTTCAACGGCTGCTCTATAGTTGTTACACAAACTTTAAATCAACCTCAGGCTGTAACAGCAGTTATTACAGATTCCAGTCAGGTTGGTTGTCATGGCAACTGCTCAGGAACAGCAACAGTACTTGCAGGAGGAGGAACAGGACCTTATACTTACTTCTGGGAAGCAAACACAAATGGTTATAATCAAATTACAACTGTTGCAGATAGTCTTTGCGCTGGAACATTTACTGTTACAATAACTGATTTTAATTTATGTACTGCAATTGATAGCGTAACAATAATAGACACATCTAATTTATCACTTAGTTTGGTTTCATCAACAAATCCTTTATGTAATGGAAATTGTAATGGAGATATTACAGTTATCGCTTCAGGTGGATATCCAAATCTTATTTCTCCATTTTATACTTATACATGGAGTAATGATATTTTAAATAACCAGCCATTTGACAATGCACTTTGTTCAGGAAGTTACTTTATAACTGTTAGTGATGATAGTCTTTGTTCTAGAATCTTACAAGTTGATTTAATAGACCCTCCATTGTTAGCTGACTCAACGGGTTTAATTCCGATAACATGTTCTACACTTTGTGACGGTTCTGCAATTGTATTTCCATATGGAGGAACAGGTTCGTATAGTTATTTATGGGATGCAATTCCTTCACAGATTAATGATACTATTATTAATTTATGCCCGAACGTTTACCATGTAACTGTTAGTGACGCTAACAACTGTACTGTTGTTGACTCTGTCACTATAATTGCCCCTCCTGCTATATCTGCAAACATCACTATTGTTGATTCTATTGCTTGCCATAGTGATTGCAATGGTTCAATTTTAGCAAATGTAATTGGCGGAACACCACCTTATACTTACACATGGAATAACACATTAACAAATGACACATTATATGACCTTTGCGCCGGCATATACGATGTAACAGTTAAAGATGCTAATCTTTGCTCAACAATTGCAACTATTACACTCGGAGAACCTGATACATTACAAATCAGTTTTAATAATATAACACAAATTGCTTGTGGTCCTGGAAACTGTACAGGAACAGCAACAGCTGCTGTAATTGGAGGTTCTGCTCCTTACACTTACACTTGGAGTGCTAACACTGGAGGTCAAACAGATTCAACAGCAATAAATCTATGCGGAGATATTTATTCTGTTACAGCTACAGACACACATGGATGTACAATAGTTGGCACTGTTACAATTACAGATAATTCTACTCTTTCAATTTTTATTTCAGATACAAATCACGTTACATGTTCCGGTGCTTGTGACGGTAGCGCTGTGGTGTCTGCCTCTGGGGCAACACCTCCTTACACTTACATTTGGGACGATTCAGTACCAACAACAATTGACACTGTTATAAATCTTTGCCAAGGAACATATTATGTTACTGTTTATGATGCGAATTTATGTTCGAGAATTGATTCAGTTGTTATAACAAATGCAGCTGCTTTAACTGTATCAGATTCCATAATCCCAATTAGTTGTTCAGGATTATGTAATGCATCTATAAGTTTGATTCCTTCAGGTGGAACACCACCATACATTACATATCAATGGTCAATTGCTGGTGAAACAGATTCAATTGCAACAGGTCTTTGCCCAGGCACCTATTATTATACAGTAACTGACTTCAACAACTGTCAGTTTAATGATAGTGTTACTATAGTTGATCCAGGCAGTATGATGGCAAATATAACTGTCATAACTCCAATTCAATGCCATGGAGTGTGTACGGGAAGTTTGTTAACTTCTCCTTCAGGTTCATTAGGACCATATACCTATTTATGGTCTGACGGGCAAACAGATTCGCTTGCTATTAATTTATGTGGTGGAGAATTTCATGTTACAGTAACAGGACAGGGTGGATGCTTTGTTATTGACTCCATTAATTTCACTGAACCCGATTCAATCGTCATCACTTTTGACAACATTGTTCAGGTAAATTGCGGTGGTGATTCAACCGGATCTGTTACTGCTGTAGTTATAGGTGGTATACCATTATATAACTATCAATGGGATGCAAATGCACATAACGCAACAACAGCAATGATTGATTCCTTAAAAGCTAATTTATATTTTATTACAGTTACAGATGCTATTGGTTGTTCACAAATTTCCAGCTTTGAACTTACAGACACTTCTCAAATGGTTGTTTCTGTTGATTCTATGCTAGTATCATGTTATGGAAGAAATGATGGATGGGCTAAAGTAACAGCATCGGGTGGAACACCAACTTATTCTTATGACTGGGATCCAAACGGTTTTACCGGTGATGGAACAGATACATACTCAACATTAATTGCTGGAACATACATTGTTACTGTAAGTGATTTTAATTTATGCTCACGTGTTAAATTGATAAATATAACTCAACCTGACAGTATTTATATTTCAATTGTCGATAGCAGTTCCATAACTTGTGCTTCAGTTTGTAATGGTTCATTAACAGTTAATGTATTTGGTGGAACATCACCTTATACCTATCTGTGGAATAATAGTTCTATTGATACTATTGCATCTAATTTATGTGCAGGTATACAGCAATTAAACATCTCTGATTCACATAACTGTCAGGATAGTTTAACATATAACCTAATAAGTCCACCTGTAATTACAACAATTGTTACACCAGTAAGTGCACTTTGCAATAACAACGCAACTGATGGGGTTATTAACGTAATAGTAAGTGGTGGAGTTCCTCAATATTCCTTCCTATGGTCAAATGATAGTACCACACAAAATATTACAGGATTATTGGCAGGCAACTATTGGTTAACCATAACCGATTCGCTTGGTTGTATAAAAATTGATTCTGCAACTATAGGTGCAAGTATTATAGTTAATGCAACCGCAAGATGGGATTCTACTATTTGTTACGGCGACTCTGTTCAAATATTCGGGTTTGGCGGCGGAATATATTCATGGTCTCCATCAACAGGCTTAAATGATTCAAGCTTATTTAATCCATGGGCAAACCCACTTCAAACTACAACATATTACTTCACTGTTTGGGACAGTATCTGCTTTGATATTGATTCTGTAACCATTCAGGTTTACCCTCAAATTATTCTAGACGCTGGACCAGACCAAACAATACTTTCTGATCACAGCGCAACACTTACTGCAACATCACCAGAAACTCCATTATCTTATCTTTGGAATCCGACATTATGGCTAACTGACTCTGTAAATGCTACAACAATTGCAACGCCATTAGTAACAACAACCTATTATGTCTTTGCAACAAATTTAAATGGATGCGTAGAATCTGATTCCGTTACTATAACTGTTATTCCAAAAATTATTGTTCCAACAGGAATAACTCCAAACGGTGATGGCTCAAATGATGTCTGGATGATTGATTTTATTGATAGATTCCCGGATTGTGAAGTTGAAATTTATAACCGTTGGGGTGAAAAATTGTTTTATTCTAAGGGATACCCTGACAGTGAACGTTGGGATGGAACTTTTAAAGGAAAAGCATTACCAACCGGAACATATTATTATATTATAAATTTACATGATGAATTTGACACAAAACCATTAACAGGACCAATAACTATAATGAGATAA
- a CDS encoding zinc metallopeptidase, which yields MPSIWIIFGVFMLISFLVGLQLKTKFKNYSQIPINNNLSGKEVAERMLRESGVLDVKVISVPGSLTDHYNPLEKTVNLSPEVYNGRNVAAAAVAAHECGHAIQHADSYSFLKMRTALVPVVSFSSKWVQWILLGGVLALESFPYLLLGGIVLFGLTTLFSFITLPVEINASSRALVWLTNSGITNSVTYPKAKDALKWAAYTYVVAALASLATLLYYISIFSGRRD from the coding sequence ATGCCTTCAATTTGGATTATTTTTGGTGTTTTTATGCTTATCAGCTTTTTAGTTGGTTTACAGCTTAAAACAAAATTTAAAAATTATTCTCAAATTCCTATAAACAATAATTTAAGTGGAAAGGAAGTTGCAGAAAGAATGTTAAGAGAAAGTGGAGTACTTGATGTAAAGGTGATTTCAGTGCCAGGATCATTAACTGATCATTATAACCCACTTGAAAAAACTGTTAATCTGAGCCCCGAAGTATATAATGGACGTAATGTTGCGGCTGCAGCAGTTGCTGCACACGAATGTGGTCACGCCATACAGCATGCTGATTCTTATTCTTTTTTAAAAATGAGAACTGCGTTAGTTCCAGTTGTAAGTTTCTCTTCAAAATGGGTTCAGTGGATTCTTTTAGGTGGGGTATTAGCGTTAGAGAGTTTCCCATATCTCCTTTTAGGTGGAATTGTTTTATTTGGATTAACAACTCTGTTTAGTTTTATTACTCTTCCGGTAGAAATTAATGCAAGTAGCCGTGCCCTTGTTTGGTTAACAAATAGCGGAATTACAAATTCTGTAACTTATCCAAAAGCAAAAGATGCTTTAAAATGGGCTGCTTATACATATGTTGTTGCTGCATTAGCCTCTTTGGCAACATTATTATATTATATATCAATTTTTAGTGGGAGAAGGGATTAA
- a CDS encoding DUF4296 domain-containing protein, translated as MRFLYFLIAVTLLLTNCTNNLKAPSVVIPQDSMIQIIAEMHVADAMVFSQKFQNNPKKINSEKFYSAILLKHNINDSIFEENLNYLSCDTAQFKIVYDKVIELLNVMQANIMSQDTTVKK; from the coding sequence ATGCGATTTCTTTATTTTCTTATTGCTGTAACTTTATTATTAACAAATTGCACTAATAACCTAAAGGCGCCATCAGTTGTAATCCCTCAGGATTCAATGATTCAAATAATAGCTGAAATGCACGTTGCTGATGCAATGGTATTCTCACAAAAATTTCAAAATAACCCTAAAAAAATAAATTCTGAGAAATTTTATTCTGCAATTCTATTAAAACATAATATCAACGATTCTATTTTTGAAGAAAATCTAAACTATTTAAGTTGCGACACAGCTCAATTTAAAATAGTTTATGACAAAGTAATTGAACTATTAAATGTAATGCAGGCTAATATTATGAGTCAGGATACTACTGTAAAAAAATAA